The genomic stretch GCAACGTGCCGAGCTCCCCGGGGAGAGGAGAAACATGGAAAAGAGTATTATTTCTTTTCGACGGATGAGTTTAAAAAGAGAATAGAGGCGAAAGATTTCTTGGAGTGGGAAGAGGTTTATCCGGGGTGTTTCTACGGGACGTTGAAAAGTGAATTGGAACGAATTTGGAAGGCTGGTCATGCCGTGGTATTTGACGTGGATGTCGTTGGCGGGGTGAATATCAAGAAAATATTCGGAGATCAGGCGTTATCTGTCTTTATCAAAGCTCCTTCCGTAGAGGTCTTGCGGCAACGGTTGATCGGGCGAGGTACGGATTCAATGGAGAAAATCGAGCAAAGGGTGGCCAAAGCGGAATATGAAATGACATTTGCCGATAAATTTGACGTGGTCATCGTGAATGACAATTTGGACATGGCTTTAGCCGAGGCAGAAAAAGCAGTAAGAGATTTTTTGAAATAATCGGATGGTGCAAGGTCAGAAAGAGAATAGAGAACCCGTTGTCGGGCTTTTTTTCGGATCGTTTAACCCGATTCACAATGGACACGTGGGGATTGCTCGCTACTTGTTGGAAAAAAAACTGTGCGAGGAAGTGTGGTTCGTGATCAGTCCTTGTAATCCGTTTAAAGTGGATCGTTTCCTTTTGCCGGAAACGGATCGTCTGGCAATCGTGAGCGCCGCTATTGGGGGAATTCCCGGGATGAAAGCTTGTGATGTGGAGTTTTCTATGTCTAAACCTTCTTACACGGTCGATACCTTGCGAGTCCTGTTTGATCGGTATCCCGGTCGTCGGTTTGCTTTGATCATCGGGGGAGATAACGTACCGGATTTCCCGAAATGGAAAGACTATCATTGGATTGAGGCACATTGTTCCATCTTTGTTTATCCCCGTCCGGGGATGGTGAATTCTGAAGAATCTCCGAGTATGACGTTCATTGATGCGCCTTTGTTCCCCTTATCTGCTACCGAGATCCGGGAAATGATTCGAAAAGGAGATGATATTTCAAATTTGGTTCCAAGCGAGGCTTTATCGTTGATCTGGAAGTTGTATTCAGAATAAGTGAGCTTGTTATGTGGTGTAAAACAAAATTGGCAGAGATCTTCTACATCTCATAACGTGCTCACTTATTTCACAGAACAATGCTTGTTGGAAAATTTGGATAGAAGAAGATCATGTTACCATGATGAACATCTTGCCAGCTTCACTTCCCGAAAGCTACATAAACAGTTACGTCTTGGCAGGTTTTCTGACTTGCTTCCTTTTCGTCGCCTTCCCATCTATGTACAGACAGTGGCAGTAGAGACTAAAGTTTTGAAGCTTACAGCTGCGGGTACAGTTCCCGACTTTCACGGGATTCCCTCGTAATGTCACGAAGAACATTACCTTTCCAATACGTTTACAAACATAGGGAAAATAATTGAAAATCGGAAATAGAAGATTGAAAAATATTCTTTTTCATGAGGTTCGTGTTTTTTCGAATAATTATGAGATGAGTTGTATAATTATGCATGGGAATTAAAATGTAATACACGTGTAATTAGATAGTTAAGATTAAATTCGAGAGATCGAAAACGTTGTAAAAAGTCGAAAACAAGTTGTACTTTTGTGTGGCTAAAAATAAGCGAAATTAATAACTAAAATAAAATAAGTTGTAGTATGGGATTTGTAACTAAGGAGAAATTGTTCTCCAAGGATTTCTTTATCACCTACGGATGGTTGTTGGGTGGTTGTTTTGTGTTTGCATTAGGGGCTGTATTATTTGCAGAGCCTTACGGTTTTGCTCCTGGGGGAACATATGGTCTGTCCATGGTATTTCATCATTTGTGGGGGTGGGAGACTGAAATTGCGGCCCTTTGTATGGATGTGCCTCTGTTATTGCTGGGTATCTATTTTTTGGGAGGAATGTTTGGTGTGAAAACCATTATCTGTACGTTTGCTATTCCGGCATTTATGCGGTTGATTCACTATCTTTATGGTTACGATGCTTTGTTGGAGCCGGGAATTACAGACCGGACAATGTTGAATGAGCAGTTGCTGTCGGCTATTTTCGGTGGTATTGTTTATGGTATCGGTATCGGTATGATTTTCAAAGCACGGGCAACTTCCGGGGGATCGGATATTATTTCCATGATTTTGAATAAGTACACGCATATCTCTTTAGGAACATTGGTAATTATCGTGGATTGCACGATTACCTTGTCAACGGTTGTAGCCTTTGGAGACTGGCGTTTGCCCATGTATTCTTGGATTATCGTGTTCATCGAAGGTAAGGTGATTGACTTGATCGTGGAAGGTGCTTCTGTTCACAAGACATTGATGATCGTGACCAAGGAGATGGATACCGTGAAAAATATAATTTTGAACGATATTAACCGCGGAGCTACGATTTTACCGGCTATCGGGGCTTATAAAGGAGAGTCGCGTGAGATGATTTACACGATATTAACCCGTCGCGAGATGATGGTTTTACGTCACAAAATTCGTGAAATCGACCCGGAGGCTTTTATAAATGTTATTGATTCCAGAGAAATATTAGGAAAAGGATTCAAGTCACTGGATGCAGAATAAAAAAAGAGGCTTTCGCCTCTTTTTTACAATAGAATATATACTAAAAAAGAGCCGAAAGGCTCTTTTTTTAATACATATCCGTGATATCCCAGACAAATGCCCGGATACCGTTTTCTTTATTCACTTCGTCCAGATTCTTGACATATTTCAAGATCAGAGGGACCATTTCGTCTTCCACGATGGTCATGGTGGCGGAGTTCATCTCCGGCCAGGTATGAGTTCCCATTCTGGGTTCTCCATCCACGGTTCCAGCCCCGTTGACCAGAGGCCATTGCGTGAATCCTCGTATTTGTAATTGGTCAAGGATAAAAGCAACCCGTTCCGTCAAGGCTTGATTATATGATATAAATACTGCTTTCATAGTGTTTTAGGTTTTAGATTTTAGATTTACGATTCCGTATCGTAAATCTAAAATCAAGTATTATTTATTTCTTTTTCGGGAGATCTCTTTCCGGGTTAAAGTCAGCCATGAACTTGAATTGTTTGCTGAGAATCTTCTTCTTGTCACGGCTACCACTCTTGTCCATCGCGGCGTAAACAGCCGGAACAATTAACATGGTGATGATCGTGGAGAAGATCATACCACCGATTACGGCGATACCCATCGGTCTCCAAGTTTCAGAACCCTCACCGGCACTAATTGCCATAGGCACCATACCTAAGATGGTGGTTAACGAGGTCATCAATACCGGACGCAAACGAGAACGACAAGCCATTGCGATTGCGTCGTACAGGCGGATGCCCCGTTCACGCATCAAGTTAATGAAGTCGATCAACACGATACCATTCTTCGTAACGATACCCACCAACATGATACCACCTAAAGCGGCGACGATACTCAAGGTCGTGTTCGTCAGCAATAAGGCTAGAACCACTCCGGTGAAGGCGAATGGGATAGCCAACATGATGATGAACGGCATCTTGAATGACTCGAACTGTGCAGCCATCACAATGTAAACCAGCATCAAAGAGAGTAACAACAATAAGAATAAAGAACTGAATGATTCCTGTTGGTCCTCGTAGCTACCACCGATGTACATGGATACTTCCTGAGGTATTTCCGTGTTGTCGATGATTTGTTGAGCTGCAACAGCAATATCTCCCAAGGCAACTCCTGCTGCTGGTGTGATAGATACTTTTAACAATCGTTGTTTACTCTTACGTTCGATATTTGGTGGAGAGAAGAACTCTTGGATCTCTCCTAGTTCTTTTAACCGTACCTTCTGGCCTTTACCATCGGGAATTATAATATTCTCGATCTCGGTGATTGAAGAACGATATTTCTCGTCAAAGCGCACGATAATATCATATTCCTCTCCGTTTTCCTTGTATTTACTATTCCGGTAACCATAGATACGGTTACGCATGTATGAACCTACTTCTGATGTAGTCAGACCGTGGCGAGCCAGTTTATCTTGATCCAACATGATACGTAACTCGGATTTATCTTCGTCACGACTGATCTTGATATCCTCAGCTCCTGGGATTTGGCGGGCTTTTTCTGCAATTAGGTGAGCTAAGTTTGTGGTCGTGTTGAAGTCATGTCCCATGATTTCAATATCCACGTTGTTACCACCCATGGAACCACCGCTTGATGTTGTTACCGTGTACTGTAGAACATCCGGGAATCCTTTCAAGATGCCACGCACTTGGTCGGCGATCTGGAATACACTACGTTTACGTTCTTTGATATCTGTAGTTCTCAAACGCATGTTCAAGATATTGTTACCCGTGCTATTCATCATGGAAGCGAAAGAGGCCTCTTCCTCACTACCGTATGACAAGTTGATCAACTTGATTTCCGGAATGTTCTTGCGGATGATGGAATCGATTTCCAAAGCAACTTCTCTCGTCACTTCCACGCGTTGGCCGGATTGCATCTTGGCGTACACGTTCAAGTAGTTTTGGTCATTCTGGGGCATGAAGTCCGTTTTGATCAATTTAGCCATGAACATGGAGGCAAAGAATAGGGCGAACATGCTCAAGATCGTTACGGTCTTGTGAACAAGTACCCACCGGATCAATTTCTCGTAAACACTATCCAGTTTGTCCAACATTTTGGAAACGAAGTTGTAAAAACTGAATTTGCCTGAATCCGTCTTTTCTTGGATTTTCATCAATTGAGAACACAACATCGGGGTCAAGGAGATTGCGGTTACGGTTGACGTACATACCGTGATACAAACGATCCATCCCAACTGTTTGAACAAAATACCGGTCATTCCGGTCACCAGCGTCAACGGGAAGAACACGGCCACGGTTACCAACGTCGTAACGATTACGGACAACCAAACCTCGTTTGTACCGTATTTAGCGGCCTCTCGCGGACGGCTACCCCGGTCGATATGTTTCGTGATGTTCTCCAATACCACGATGGCATCGTCCACCACCATACCGATTGCGATGGACAGGGACGACAGTGATATGATATTAAGCGATTCCCCGGTTGCAAACAGGTAAATGAAGGCAACAATCAAGGAGATCGGGATTGTCAACGCGATGATGAAGGTTGCTCTCCAACGTCCCAAGAATAAGAACACGATCAAAATTACGAAGATCAAAGCGTACATCAAAGACTCCTGCAAGTTATTAATAGACTTGATGATGAAGTCCGAGTTGTCCGAAATGATTTGGAATTTAATATCCGTGGGTAATTCCTTTTGTGCTTTTTCAATTTCACCTTTTGCCTGTTTTGCAACGGCCACGGCGTTTGCGTCAGTTTGTTTGGTTACCATCAAAACACCACCCCGGCCTCTGTTAATCGTTTGTTCCAGCGTAATATCTTTCAACGTATCTCGTACGTTTGCAACATCTCGCAAGTAAATGATTTTATCATTCTGGGTACCTAGCACGATATTTTTAATCTGGTCACTTTCTTCGAATTCTCCTTCCACACGCAAAGTATAATCCATCTGTCCCATTTTCACGTTACCGGAAGAAACATCTTTATTTTCTGCCAAGATCTTGCTGCCGATTTGTTCCAACGTCAAATTGTAAGCGTCAAGTTTATTGGGGTCTAAATCCACGTAAACCACACGCTCCGGGGCTCCGGCCACGATAACGGAGGCAACTCCGTCCACGCGGTTTAACCGGGTAATCAGCTTGTCATCCAAAATCTTGTCAATACCGGGATATGATTCTTTTGCGGTTACGGCATAGATCAAGATGGGCATCATGGACGTGTTGAAACGCATGATGGTAGGACGGTCTATATCGTCTGGAAGGCGCGACATGGCTTTATCCACGGCGTCACGTACGTCGTTTGAAGCCTCGTCAAGATTCACTTCCCACTCAAACTCCAAAGAGATAACGGATAAGTTATCGTAAGAAGTTGAGGTCAATTCCTTCAAGTCATCCACCGAGTTCAACTGGTCTTCGAGGATCTTGGTCACGTTCTCTTCGATATCTGCGGCGTTAGCTCCCGGATAGGTTGCCATTACCGTGATATAAGGCGGGTCCATCTTGGGATACTGGTCCACCGGTAATTGTATATAGGAGGCAACACCCAATACGATGATGGCAAGGAAAACCATCAAGGTTGAAATGGGTTTGTTGACCGCTGTATTGTATATACTCATATTCTGATTTTTAAATTTTAAGTTTTAAATTTTAAGTTGCGGGATTCTCCTATTTTGTGATAGAAAGCGGTGATCCGTCAACTAACCGGCCTTGACCGACAACGATCAGTTCGTCTCCTTCGTGGATTTCGTCGCTGATTAGCTCAACTTGATCCTCGAAACGTCTGCCAAGTTTTACTGCCACGCGTTTCGCCTTTCCACCTTGATTCAAGAATACATAACGGTCGTTTGAACCTTGCAATTTCAACACCGCAATTGCAGGGGCAACCACGGTCTCCGTGTTACCGATGAAAAAGTCGATGGTTCCGTACATCCCCGGTCTTAGTGATTCATCGCTATTCGGGATTTTTACTTCTACCGTGAATGTTCTTGAGGCGGGGTCGATCGTCGGGTAAACGATGCTAACCGTTCCATCAAATGTTCTGTCGGGATAGATATTGCTCTTCAACTGAACTTTAGTTCCTTTTTGCACGGCCAGATAATATTGTTCGGCTAGGTTCACGTAAGCTTTCAACGGGTTAATTTTCTCGATTGCGATAATGGACGGTTTGCTAGCACCACCAAAAGCGGCTCCCGTGTAAAGTTCTCCGTTCTCGAAATATTTTCCGGTTACGATTCCGTCAAAAGGAGCGAGCATTTTCGTGTTTTCTTTCAAGAAATCTACGTTTGCTTTGGCCACCTCGTATTGAGTTACGGCAGCATCGTAAGCCTGTTTGGAAATACTTCCGGTTTCATTTAATTGGACGGCACGATTATATTCTGTTTCTAGGTTTTTTAATTGAACTTCTGCCTGAACGAGCTGGGTTCTATCCATTTCAACGAGTAGCTGACCTTTTTTGATGCGGTCGCCTACTTCCACGTAAATCTTCTCGATTCTTCCCGTGGCAGCGGGGGCATAGTACACTTGTTTGTCAGCTTGTAAGTTGGCAGTATAATCCAATGTTTTGGCGATATTCGTTTTCTCTAATTTTTGTACCTTAACAGGAACCGCCTCCACGGTTTCCTCTGTAGTCTTATCTTTTTTGCCCGAGCAACCGGCAAGGATAGCTAATGCTATAATCGATAAAATGAGATTCTTTACCATTGTATTTCTTTTTTGTTTTTATTATTCAAGTTGTTTTATCGAGGAAGTTGATTATACAATTTTTCCAAGCTTACTTGTGCTTGTAGCAAGCTTAGAATTGCTTCCGTGTAATTTGTTTCTGCTTGCAGGTAGTTATTATTTGCTTGTGTCAAATCCAAACTGGAAACAGCTCCCAGCTCGTATTTTCTCTGGTAGTTCTTTAATACCCGCGTGGCAACATCGATGTTCTCTTTTTGCAGGTTGTAATTCTCCATCGCATTTTTCAAGTTGAATTTCAACTGTTCGTCCTGCACGTTCAACTGGTCTTGCAACAAACTCTTCTGCATATAAGATTGTTCCAATGTGATTTTGGCCTGTTTAACCTTGGAATCCCGTTGTAAACCGGAGAAAATAGGAATGTTCATCGTGAGTCCCGCCGTGTGTTTCGGGCTCATATCCAGTGCCGGTTTCAAAATCTTGTAGTTGAAGTTGTAATTACCGGAGATCGTGGGAGCGTAACTCCATTTTTCCAGCCCTAACATCTTTTTATTCAACTCGGTTTGCGTGGTAATTAACTGATAACTCAAGTTATTATTAATGTCGAATTTCTCAACATATAAACGAGCGGATTTGTCGTTTTCCAAGAATACGTTCAGAGCGTCCGTTAGTTTGATCGGGGTTCCTGCTTCCAATCCCAGTTGGAGGCGTAATAAATTATAATTTACGGCAACCGTTCTTTCCATAGATAATAAGCTGTTTTTCAGTTGTCCCACGTTAATGCGGATTTGGTCCACATCCGTCACTTCAACTGTTCCGGCCTTGTACATGTTATCGGTGTGCTTGTAAATTTCATTCATATTCTCTAGGTTCTGACGCAAAATGTCGAGCATTCTCTCGGATACTAACACCGTGTAATATGAATTATAAATATTCTCAATGATGTCCAGCTCCGTGGTTTCAACTTCTTGCTCGGTTAGGCGTACCGCAATTTTGCTGGTTTGTAAGCCCAGAATCCATTGGCCGCTGAATAATAATTGTTGTAAACCTACTGTTAGGTTGGATTGGTCTTTCATTTTTATCGCTTGACCGCCGAAATCCATCTTGTAGTTGAAATTAGTGGAATACGTTACGGTACCATTGACTTGTGGTAACCCTTGTGATACGGATTCCCGTACCTTCTGGCGATACAAATCAATATTCATCTGCGAAGATTGCAGTTCCTTGTTGTGCTTGATGGCAAACTCCACTGCTTGTTGCAGCGATATCGTTTGCGGCGCTTCCTGTGCGTGGAGCATCCATGGCACGAAAAACATTAGGAGGAAAAGAGTCGTTCCTTGTTTCATAGATTATAGATTTAATTATTTATTTTTTCCGGGAAATTTCAAATGTTTTTTCTCTCGTAACAAAACTCATACCAAAAAATTCAATCATCCGTCTTCTGGTCGTTTTGCAGTGTTCTTTAAGCGTTCGAATTCTTTTAGGCCTTTTTCTGTGGATATAGCGTAAATAAAATTGATAAAGATCGTTGAAATAATTACCGAAATCGGGTATTCAAGCTTACTGGTGATTTCAGGATCTTTTAGAAAGTGCAATTGTTTGCCTAACAGGTACAATTGTAATTCTTTGTCAATATCCTTCCGGAAAAGTTCTTGTTTTATACCGTTATCCAGTAATGCCACGAGAAACTTCTTCGTTGACTCCTCTTCTTGCTTGGCTACTCTTTCGTACACGGCCGGGTGATATTTCCTTAAATCAAAATGATTGGCAGGTAAGCGGCTACCCAAGTCACTCACCATAAAATCCCGAATTTCGCTCATGACCACGATCGGATTTTTCTTGGCTAGTTGATTAACATCCGTGTTTTTTATTTTTTCATCTCTCCTGTACAACATCACTTGCTCCACCACGTCGTCTTTATTGGCAAACTGTTGGTAGAGTGTTTTCTTCGAAATTTTCAAGTGATTCGCTATATCATCCATGGAGGTACTTCTCAGTCCGAATCTCAAAAAAAGATTCGAGATAGCGGCTATAAGTTCCCTTTTTTGTTTTATGTTTTCTTCCATAGCTGATGTCTTAGTGTTTGTACTTGGAAACGAAACGTATTTAAAACGTTTCCCCGTGCAAAAGTATACAAATATTGTTCCACTAATACAGCACATGTGTTAAAGTATTGTTAAAACTCTTGTCGGGCGCAACTTTTCAATGATTTTAATCTTATTACATCATTTTCAATTTTCAATTCTCCATTTTCAATTCCATTATCCTATCTTTGTGTCATGATTGATCAGGCTACCATACAGAAAATTTTTGATGCGGCGGATATATACGAGGTTGTTTCCGATTTCGTGAGCTTAAAAAAGCGAGGTGTGAACTATCTTGGTTTGTGTCCGTTTCATAACGAGAAGACAGGTTCGTTCACCGTTTCCCCGGCAAAAGGCATATATAAATGTTTCGGTTGCGGGAAAGGGGGAAATGCCGTGAATTTTATCATGGAACACGAGCAGATGTCTTACGTGGAGGCATTGAAATATCTGGCCGAAAAATATCATATCCCGGTTGAAGAAAAAGAATTAACGGAGGAACAGAGGAAAGAGAAGACGGAACGGGAGAGTATGTTGATTGTCTCTTCGTATGCGAATGAATATTTCCAATATCAACTGTGGAACACGGACGAGGGACGTTCCGTGGGATTGGGTTACTTGCGCCAACGAGGTATCAGTGACGAGATGATTCGTAAATTCGGTTTGGGGTATAATCCGGAAGGTTGGGGAGCCTTCACGAAAGCGGCTCAGGAAAAGGGCTACAAGAAAGAGTTCCTCGTGAAAACAGGATTGACCATCGAGAACGAGAAAGGACTTTTCGATCGATTCCGAGCCCGCGTGATGTTTCCCGTGTTTGATCTGGCGGGTAAGGTGATTGCCTTCGGGGGACGAACGATGACGACTGATAAAAAGATTTCAAAATACCTGAATTCCCCGGAGTCCGAGATATATCATAAAAGTAAGACCCTTTACGGGATTTTCCTTGCCAAAAAATCTATCGTGCAGCAGGATCGTTGTATTTTGGTGGAAGGCTACACGGACGTGATCTCTTTTCATGCGAAAGGAATTGAGAATGTGGTGGCTTCTTCGGGAACCTCTTTGACGATCGAACAGATCCGGTTGATTCGTCGGCTAACCCCGAACGTGACGATCATTTATGACGGGGATGCTGCCGGGATCAAGGCTTCTTTGCGGGGAATCGATCTCGTGCTGGAAGAGGGACTGAACGTGAGAGTGCTTTTACTGCCGGATGGGGAGGATCCGGATTCTTTTGCTCGAAGTCACACGCCGCAAGATTTGGCGGACTTTATTGCGAATAACGAGACGGATTTTATAAATTTCAAGACAAAATTGTTATTAGGTACGGCAGGGGATGATCCGGTTGAACGGGCTCGCCTGATCACGGACATCGTGCGAAGTATTGCCAAGATTCCGGATAACATAGTGCGTTCAGTCTATGTGCGAGAAACTGCTCACCAGTTGGATGTCGAGGAACGGGTTTTGTATACCGAGATTGCCAAGGTCCGCTTGAAAAACGAAGAACAACCTTCCAAGACTTCTGTTACGACTCCGGAATTGAAGGTAACAACCCAGACACGAGGAGCGACTCCTTGTGACATCGAGGAAAGTGTGTTAATTCGTTACCTGCTTTTATTTGGGGATAGCGAGTTGTACGAGGAGGAACGTAACGGGTATATGCGGAGCGTGAGTGTCGGGGAATTCATTATCCGGGAACTTGGGGAAGATGATTTGGAATTATTAAATCCCGTGTTCCGTACGATGCAACAGGAATATCAGCGTCAATATGAATCGCCTTCGTTTATCCCGGCCCGGTATTTTATTTCTTACCCGGATATAAAAGTCAGTACCATGGCGGCCAATATCCTGAGCGAACCTTACGAGTTAAGTAAGATTTGGTATAAGATGGATAGTTTTGTCGAGACGGAACAAATGAAACTCGGTGAACTTTTACCTAAAATACTAGACAATTACAAGATGCGAAGAGTAGAAATGCTTTCCCGGGATATAGACAATCGCATCCTTGAATCACAGAATAGTAAAGATCCTTCTCAAATCATAGAACTTCTCAAGCGCAAAAATGCCATCAATGTCATTCGTCGTAAATTAAACGAGAAATTGGGACGTACGGGGATTCATTAAACAGAAATTGGAGCAGAATTCTAAGTTTATTTTGAAACAACTGCTCTCTCCAGTCTCTCGGGGAATCGCCTGGTAATCAGCTTTTCCCCGAGGGGCTGGAGGGGGTAGCTTATAGATACTGGATAAGATTTGTTAGGCAGTTCCAAGAAATCTTTACTTAAGGTAAAGCAACATATATAGCGTGAAAGGTAATTCTGTTCCGTCTTGGAATGTGCATTTGCAAAGAGGGAAAGGATTTTCTTCGTTTCGCATTAAATTTACGAATTCCCATTCACCGATTTTCTCGTCTTTATCCGTGAAAACAATGACACTTTCGTGCATATTTTTTTGGATAAGTTCTGTAGCCAATTCGTTATAACGTCCTTCGTTAGTGTAGTGTATTTCCTCTATTAACGGTTGGATATTCTTGTATTGTCCAATCGTTGTGCGAACCCGGATGTTGTTGAAATCTGTCACCCAATGTAAATTACCATTTTCCTCGTTTAGTGAAATATAATAATGGTCTCCTCCTTCTTTCTGTAGTGTGACCTCTTTGGGCATTCTCCTCATGATAAAGCGGGAGATAATGTCATCATCATTTATCTCCATTTTGATCGTTGCACTGTAAGGGGGGCATTTTACTGTTTGTATGGCTTCGGAGGTTTCTTTGTTGTATTGCTGTGCCTTGTGTAATAGAACTTCTTTGCCATTGGAGACTTCTATTTTAAGGTAAACCCCGGTACTGTAATCAATCGTTGCAATGAAATGAAGATCATTATTGGACTGATCCGTCTTGGAAGAGGGAAAAAAGGCTTCCATGAATCCGGCTGCATTGATCGTGGTGTCGAAATCCTGTTTGTTTTTGTTCCAAACTAATTTCATTCCGGTAAACGTGTTCTCTTTGCTTTGGTCTGAACTACGAGAGTTCATAAAATCGGAAATATCGAAATAGAAGTTTATACCATAATAATTCATGATATCTAATATCGAATTATTTTCTTCCATCTCGGCGAATTCCTCTACCAAGGTTATACATGAATTAATATTGTCTTCGATCAAAGTTCTTAATTCGGAAGTTGGCAACTTCGAGTACGGCTTGTCATAATCGGTAATAATTTTGTCATCGTCATCACTACACGCTACAAGAGTCGTAAGCAGGCATAATACATACAAGATTTTTCTCATTTCTTTATTTTTATGGTGATAATATCGACAAAAGTATAAAAAATGATATAGCTTACATAGGACGTTGGAATTATTCTTGCGAGAGTCTATTTATTTTTATTGGAGCGTGAGTAATAAAAACCGCCGTCCTGCACTGGACGGCGGTTTTGTTTTATATAAATTTCTCCCGGTTTCGGGTGTTGTTCAGTCCGAAGATGATAAAGAGGACAGAGGCGATCAACATATTCATCCGGCAATGGAAGACCGTGTTGAAAAATATCTGCGGGTTCTTGTCAATGGGAACATCGTAGGGATTCAGGAAAATATTCCATTGGCTATCCCCGATAGCTCCCTGTATCATGGAGAATAACAATCCGATAATGATGATCACCACGGAAGTCCCGTTCCCGTTCTTGATCATCGTGCTCAGCATGAATGAAAGCGTACCGATGAATAGAGCCGGAACCATGGCTTGCAACGTCAGGCCCATCGGGGGAACCGACACGATGGCCAAATCCGTTAATAGAGCAAGAAAACAGGTAATTACGAAACAGATCACGTAA from Butyricimonas virosa encodes the following:
- the gmk gene encoding guanylate kinase yields the protein MGKVIIFSAPSGSGKSTIVNYLLAKDLGLEFSVSATCRAPRGEEKHGKEYYFFSTDEFKKRIEAKDFLEWEEVYPGCFYGTLKSELERIWKAGHAVVFDVDVVGGVNIKKIFGDQALSVFIKAPSVEVLRQRLIGRGTDSMEKIEQRVAKAEYEMTFADKFDVVIVNDNLDMALAEAEKAVRDFLK
- the nadD gene encoding nicotinate (nicotinamide) nucleotide adenylyltransferase translates to MVQGQKENREPVVGLFFGSFNPIHNGHVGIARYLLEKKLCEEVWFVISPCNPFKVDRFLLPETDRLAIVSAAIGGIPGMKACDVEFSMSKPSYTVDTLRVLFDRYPGRRFALIIGGDNVPDFPKWKDYHWIEAHCSIFVYPRPGMVNSEESPSMTFIDAPLFPLSATEIREMIRKGDDISNLVPSEALSLIWKLYSE
- a CDS encoding YitT family protein — encoded protein: MGFVTKEKLFSKDFFITYGWLLGGCFVFALGAVLFAEPYGFAPGGTYGLSMVFHHLWGWETEIAALCMDVPLLLLGIYFLGGMFGVKTIICTFAIPAFMRLIHYLYGYDALLEPGITDRTMLNEQLLSAIFGGIVYGIGIGMIFKARATSGGSDIISMILNKYTHISLGTLVIIVDCTITLSTVVAFGDWRLPMYSWIIVFIEGKVIDLIVEGASVHKTLMIVTKEMDTVKNIILNDINRGATILPAIGAYKGESREMIYTILTRREMMVLRHKIREIDPEAFINVIDSREILGKGFKSLDAE
- a CDS encoding PG0541 family transporter-associated protein; the encoded protein is MKAVFISYNQALTERVAFILDQLQIRGFTQWPLVNGAGTVDGEPRMGTHTWPEMNSATMTIVEDEMVPLILKYVKNLDEVNKENGIRAFVWDITDMY
- a CDS encoding efflux RND transporter permease subunit; amino-acid sequence: MSIYNTAVNKPISTLMVFLAIIVLGVASYIQLPVDQYPKMDPPYITVMATYPGANAADIEENVTKILEDQLNSVDDLKELTSTSYDNLSVISLEFEWEVNLDEASNDVRDAVDKAMSRLPDDIDRPTIMRFNTSMMPILIYAVTAKESYPGIDKILDDKLITRLNRVDGVASVIVAGAPERVVYVDLDPNKLDAYNLTLEQIGSKILAENKDVSSGNVKMGQMDYTLRVEGEFEESDQIKNIVLGTQNDKIIYLRDVANVRDTLKDITLEQTINRGRGGVLMVTKQTDANAVAVAKQAKGEIEKAQKELPTDIKFQIISDNSDFIIKSINNLQESLMYALIFVILIVFLFLGRWRATFIIALTIPISLIVAFIYLFATGESLNIISLSSLSIAIGMVVDDAIVVLENITKHIDRGSRPREAAKYGTNEVWLSVIVTTLVTVAVFFPLTLVTGMTGILFKQLGWIVCITVCTSTVTAISLTPMLCSQLMKIQEKTDSGKFSFYNFVSKMLDKLDSVYEKLIRWVLVHKTVTILSMFALFFASMFMAKLIKTDFMPQNDQNYLNVYAKMQSGQRVEVTREVALEIDSIIRKNIPEIKLINLSYGSEEEASFASMMNSTGNNILNMRLRTTDIKERKRSVFQIADQVRGILKGFPDVLQYTVTTSSGGSMGGNNVDIEIMGHDFNTTTNLAHLIAEKARQIPGAEDIKISRDEDKSELRIMLDQDKLARHGLTTSEVGSYMRNRIYGYRNSKYKENGEEYDIIVRFDEKYRSSITEIENIIIPDGKGQKVRLKELGEIQEFFSPPNIERKSKQRLLKVSITPAAGVALGDIAVAAQQIIDNTEIPQEVSMYIGGSYEDQQESFSSLFLLLLLSLMLVYIVMAAQFESFKMPFIIMLAIPFAFTGVVLALLLTNTTLSIVAALGGIMLVGIVTKNGIVLIDFINLMRERGIRLYDAIAMACRSRLRPVLMTSLTTILGMVPMAISAGEGSETWRPMGIAVIGGMIFSTIITMLIVPAVYAAMDKSGSRDKKKILSKQFKFMADFNPERDLPKKK
- a CDS encoding efflux RND transporter periplasmic adaptor subunit; translation: MVKNLILSIIALAILAGCSGKKDKTTEETVEAVPVKVQKLEKTNIAKTLDYTANLQADKQVYYAPAATGRIEKIYVEVGDRIKKGQLLVEMDRTQLVQAEVQLKNLETEYNRAVQLNETGSISKQAYDAAVTQYEVAKANVDFLKENTKMLAPFDGIVTGKYFENGELYTGAAFGGASKPSIIAIEKINPLKAYVNLAEQYYLAVQKGTKVQLKSNIYPDRTFDGTVSIVYPTIDPASRTFTVEVKIPNSDESLRPGMYGTIDFFIGNTETVVAPAIAVLKLQGSNDRYVFLNQGGKAKRVAVKLGRRFEDQVELISDEIHEGDELIVVGQGRLVDGSPLSITK